In one Thermodesulfobium acidiphilum genomic region, the following are encoded:
- the hisH gene encoding imidazole glycerol phosphate synthase subunit HisH has translation MIGVLCYKGGGNLGSVFKAISYLGYEFKEIWNQEDLRKADALIFPGQGSFAQANKSLKEANLWEALKEFIYSGKPFFGICLGLQLLFDYSDEFGFTEGLKIISGKVVEFQKDFIRPHLGWNQVFNTSDLKFFKDIPDASSFYFVHSYYPEVYDLSCKKGFSEYVDKKFVCVVEKENVFACQFHPEKSGRWGLKLLDNFLSSI, from the coding sequence ATGATAGGGGTTTTGTGCTATAAAGGAGGAGGAAATTTAGGTAGTGTATTTAAAGCAATTAGTTATTTGGGTTATGAATTTAAAGAAATTTGGAATCAAGAAGATTTGAGAAAAGCCGATGCTTTGATTTTCCCTGGACAAGGCTCCTTTGCACAGGCAAATAAATCTCTTAAAGAAGCTAATCTTTGGGAAGCATTAAAGGAATTCATATACTCAGGTAAACCCTTCTTTGGAATCTGTTTGGGCTTGCAATTGCTTTTTGATTATTCTGATGAATTTGGATTTACAGAAGGTTTGAAAATTATTTCTGGAAAAGTTGTAGAATTTCAAAAGGATTTCATAAGACCGCATCTTGGTTGGAACCAAGTTTTTAATACTTCTGACTTGAAATTTTTTAAAGATATACCTGATGCTTCTTCTTTCTATTTTGTTCATTCTTATTATCCAGAAGTTTATGATCTGTCTTGCAAAAAGGGATTTAGTGAATATGTGGATAAAAAATTTGTATGCGTTGTTGAAAAAGAAAACGTATTTGCCTGTCAATTTCACCCTGAAAAGAGTGGACGTTGGGGACTTAAGCTCTTGGATAATTTTTTGAGTTCAATATAG
- a CDS encoding HisA/HisF-related TIM barrel protein, with protein MFEIIPAIDIYRNNVVRLYRGDFDKIKIYGKPEEYFDKLKSSGINFVHIIDLEASKSGKFTAFNVLEMAKSRGFVVQWGGGIRKYDDVKELAKLGADRVIIGTVAFTDEETLDRILKDFGDKVLISLDFKDEKLCYHGWTSSISLELKDLQNKFANKNNLGFLVTDINKDGTLSDPSEELFESIRKIFPKHRLIGAGGISKKEHIHVLESIGFNGAVIGKAWVEGHIKFFDGRVI; from the coding sequence ATGTTTGAAATAATACCTGCAATTGATATATACCGGAATAATGTTGTTAGACTCTATCGAGGTGATTTTGATAAAATAAAAATATATGGGAAACCTGAAGAATATTTTGATAAGCTAAAATCTTCTGGAATTAATTTTGTGCACATAATTGATCTGGAGGCTTCTAAAAGTGGTAAATTTACTGCATTTAACGTTCTTGAAATGGCAAAGTCAAGGGGTTTTGTCGTCCAATGGGGGGGAGGAATAAGAAAATACGATGATGTTAAGGAACTGGCAAAGTTGGGAGCCGATAGAGTTATTATTGGAACGGTTGCTTTTACTGATGAGGAAACTCTTGATAGGATTTTAAAAGATTTTGGAGACAAAGTCCTTATTTCTTTAGATTTTAAGGATGAAAAACTTTGTTATCATGGATGGACTTCTTCAATTTCCTTAGAATTAAAAGATTTACAGAATAAATTTGCGAACAAAAATAATCTGGGTTTTTTGGTTACAGACATAAATAAAGATGGTACGCTTTCTGATCCTTCGGAAGAGTTATTTGAAAGTATTAGAAAAATATTTCCAAAACACAGATTAATAGGTGCTGGAGGAATCTCAAAAAAAGAACACATTCATGTCCTTGAAAGCATTGGGTTTAACGGTGCGGTAATAGGTAAAGCATGGGTGGAAGGTCATATAAAATTTTTTGATGGAAGGGTAATTTAA
- the purF gene encoding amidophosphoribosyltransferase, which translates to MCGIFGILCPSRKDVAKHTYFALYSLQHRGQESCGIAATDGTSLMIQRSMGLVSSAFSERELQELYGYAALGHVRYSTTGRPSIENAQPLKMRYKGGTFALAHNGNIVNVKELREQVYSLGISPYTSSDTELMGHLIARNFQDDFKSTLANVCKGFIGAYSLVFLTEEEIYAIRDPWGFRPLCMGSYEDGFVISSETCAFDIIGARFIKEISPGEMVRIHRNGYEVDQILEPQGNFLCSFEYIYFARPDSVVMGKRLYEVRKRFGELLAEESPVDADIVVSIPDSGTPAAIGFAQRCKIPFNEVFIKNRYVGRTFIQPTKELRERGVRLKLNPISELVRGKRVVVVDDSIVRGTTSKEIVKMLWECEPKEIHFRVSSPMVSHPCFYGIDTASRGELLASKMNVEQIREFLCVNSLAYLSTKSTIEAIGIEYPCLACFGADYPTYIPSEEVREKYVLEKNEK; encoded by the coding sequence ATGTGTGGAATATTTGGAATTCTTTGCCCATCGAGGAAAGATGTTGCTAAGCATACATATTTTGCTTTATATTCACTTCAACATAGAGGGCAAGAAAGTTGTGGTATAGCTGCTACTGATGGGACAAGTTTGATGATACAAAGGTCTATGGGTTTAGTATCTTCTGCATTTTCTGAAAGAGAACTCCAGGAATTATATGGTTATGCTGCTCTTGGTCATGTTAGGTATTCAACAACTGGAAGGCCTAGTATAGAAAACGCACAGCCTTTAAAGATGAGATATAAAGGCGGAACCTTTGCTTTAGCGCACAATGGAAATATTGTGAACGTCAAAGAACTCAGAGAGCAAGTTTATAGCCTTGGTATTTCACCATACACATCTTCTGATACAGAGCTTATGGGCCATTTAATTGCTAGAAACTTCCAGGATGATTTTAAATCAACTCTTGCCAACGTGTGTAAGGGATTCATTGGTGCTTATTCTTTAGTTTTTTTAACTGAGGAAGAAATTTATGCAATTAGGGATCCATGGGGTTTTAGACCACTTTGTATGGGCTCTTATGAAGATGGTTTTGTGATATCGTCTGAAACTTGTGCATTTGACATTATTGGTGCGAGATTTATTAAGGAAATTTCACCTGGCGAAATGGTTAGGATTCACAGAAATGGTTATGAAGTGGACCAAATATTAGAACCACAAGGTAATTTCTTGTGTTCTTTTGAATATATATACTTTGCTAGACCTGATTCTGTAGTTATGGGAAAGCGACTTTATGAGGTTAGAAAGAGATTTGGCGAACTTTTAGCTGAAGAATCGCCAGTAGATGCTGATATAGTTGTCAGTATACCAGACTCAGGTACTCCAGCTGCAATTGGCTTTGCCCAAAGGTGCAAAATACCCTTTAACGAGGTATTTATAAAAAATAGATATGTAGGAAGGACTTTTATTCAACCTACAAAAGAATTAAGAGAAAGAGGCGTTCGCCTAAAATTAAATCCTATTTCGGAATTGGTTAGAGGAAAAAGAGTTGTGGTTGTAGATGATTCTATTGTTCGAGGTACGACAAGTAAGGAAATTGTTAAAATGCTTTGGGAGTGCGAGCCAAAAGAAATCCATTTTAGAGTAAGTTCTCCAATGGTTAGCCATCCATGTTTTTATGGTATTGATACTGCTTCAAGAGGAGAGCTTTTGGCTAGTAAAATGAATGTTGAGCAGATTAGGGAGTTTCTTTGTGTAAATAGCCTGGCATACCTTTCAACAAAAAGTACTATTGAGGCTATCGGGATTGAATATCCATGTCTTGCCTGTTTTGGGGCAGATTATCCTACTTATATACCCAGTGAGGAAGTTAGAGAAAAGTATGTGCTTGAAAAAAACGAAAAGTGA
- the purM gene encoding phosphoribosylformylglycinamidine cyclo-ligase — protein sequence MQEEELTYKKSGVNIESANKFVNEIKKITNKAFGSFSESLGDGFAGFYPLDNFGSDFILLSSCDGVGTKVLVAKKANIWSGIGQDLVAMNVNDILVHGGKPLFFLDYIACSKLDTKIALEIVSSIIEALKPTGGVLLGGETAEMPDLYKKGDWDLSGFVVGAVKRSSLLPRNIKSGNILIGLASNGVHSNGFSLIRRIIKDYKINILKSVTPEGISLAKELLKPTKVYYSDIYPFIEKGMINGLAHITGGGIEGNLIRILPKNVKAVIKKDFDIPWIFKWISDHGVSEEEMYRVFNMGIGMILVVNPSNVDEILRYLGSNAKVIGKIVSSDERRVEFE from the coding sequence ATGCAAGAAGAAGAACTAACATATAAAAAATCTGGAGTGAATATCGAGAGTGCAAATAAGTTTGTAAATGAGATCAAAAAGATAACTAATAAAGCTTTTGGATCTTTTTCTGAGAGTTTGGGAGATGGTTTTGCCGGTTTTTATCCTCTTGATAATTTTGGTTCTGATTTTATCTTGCTATCTTCTTGTGATGGAGTTGGGACAAAAGTTTTAGTTGCAAAAAAGGCAAATATCTGGAGTGGAATAGGTCAAGACTTAGTAGCTATGAACGTTAACGATATATTGGTGCACGGTGGAAAGCCTTTATTTTTTTTAGATTATATTGCATGTTCTAAATTAGATACAAAAATCGCATTAGAAATTGTTTCCTCCATAATCGAAGCCCTAAAACCTACAGGTGGAGTTTTATTAGGGGGAGAGACTGCTGAAATGCCAGATCTTTATAAAAAAGGCGACTGGGATCTCTCAGGTTTTGTAGTAGGCGCTGTTAAGAGGTCTTCTCTTTTGCCAAGGAATATTAAATCAGGAAATATTTTAATTGGATTAGCTTCAAATGGAGTTCACAGCAACGGTTTTTCTCTAATAAGAAGAATTATTAAAGATTATAAAATTAATATACTTAAAAGTGTAACTCCAGAAGGTATCAGTTTGGCTAAAGAACTTTTGAAACCTACTAAAGTCTATTATTCAGATATATATCCTTTTATTGAAAAAGGTATGATTAATGGTCTTGCACACATTACAGGAGGTGGTATAGAAGGAAATTTAATTAGGATTTTACCAAAAAACGTTAAGGCAGTGATAAAAAAGGATTTTGACATACCATGGATTTTTAAATGGATTTCAGATCACGGTGTGAGCGAAGAAGAAATGTATAGGGTATTTAACATGGGTATTGGGATGATATTAGTTGTCAACCCTTCGAACGTAGATGAAATTTTAAGATATTTAGGTTCAAATGCTAAAGTAATAGGCAAAATTGTTTCCTCTGATGAGAGGAGAGTTGAATTTGAATAA
- the purN gene encoding phosphoribosylglycinamide formyltransferase — protein MNKLKVGVLASGRGSNFKAIVQKVDSAEVKVLIVDNPDAKAIEIAKEFDVPYEVVDRKKFISKLSFEKEIINILESYKVELIALAGFMRILSSDFVERFKWKIMNIHPSLLPSFPGLNAQKQALDYGVRVSGCTVHFVDAGTDTGPIILQAVVPVLDDDNPETLASRILNEEHKIYPFAITLFAQNRLVIDGRKVKIKNI, from the coding sequence TTGAATAAACTAAAAGTTGGAGTTTTAGCTTCTGGTAGAGGATCAAATTTTAAAGCTATTGTACAAAAGGTAGATAGTGCTGAAGTAAAGGTGTTAATAGTTGATAATCCAGATGCAAAAGCTATAGAAATAGCTAAAGAATTTGACGTTCCGTATGAAGTTGTGGATAGAAAAAAATTTATCAGTAAATTAAGTTTTGAAAAAGAAATAATTAATATTTTGGAATCATATAAGGTAGAACTAATAGCTTTAGCTGGTTTTATGAGAATTCTGAGTTCTGATTTCGTAGAACGCTTTAAATGGAAAATAATGAATATACACCCCTCTCTTCTACCCTCTTTCCCTGGGCTTAACGCACAAAAACAGGCTCTTGATTATGGTGTAAGAGTTAGCGGTTGCACTGTTCATTTTGTTGATGCTGGGACTGATACCGGTCCAATAATCTTACAAGCTGTTGTTCCTGTACTTGATGATGACAACCCGGAGACTTTAGCCTCAAGAATTTTAAATGAAGAACACAAAATATATCCATTTGCTATCACACTCTTTGCTCAGAATAGATTGGTAATTGACGGAAGAAAGGTAAAAATTAAAAATATATAA
- the purH gene encoding bifunctional phosphoribosylaminoimidazolecarboxamide formyltransferase/IMP cyclohydrolase, with product MQRALISVYNKNGIEEFAKEINKLGYGLLSTGGTAKYLKSFDFPVIEVSEYTHFPEILGGRVKTLHPIIFGGILAQRDNPNHIQQIKNLDTIDIVVVNLYPFLETLNRGAPIEEIIEMIDIGGVALIRAAAKNYKDVLVLVDPDDYKKTIELLRNNTMTLEYRKYLAAKAFQHTASYDSHIAAYLSEDLFQEQFTLTGKRVQSLRYGENPHQKAFLYKTEDGYPLDAEFLSGKELSFNNIVDIDAALRFLYDFIDEKAVVIIKHNQACGFAVADDLLTAYIKAYEGDKESAFGGIVAINGVVDEVLAREIYKNFYEVVYAIDFTEKALEILQEKRNLRILRGSTKRTNWNYNIKQVGAGFLLQTEDFLKIDNLEVVTKVKPDEKTMKDLIFAWKLCRNFKSNAIVFAKDGQLVGAGAGQSSRVMSVRIAGMRAQERSIGASLASDGFFPFKDSITLAGEYGIKAIIQPGGSRRDEEVIEEADRLGIPMVFTHRRHFYH from the coding sequence ATGCAAAGAGCTTTAATAAGTGTTTATAATAAGAATGGTATTGAAGAATTTGCAAAAGAAATAAATAAATTAGGCTATGGTTTACTCTCAACAGGTGGAACTGCAAAGTATCTAAAGTCTTTTGATTTTCCTGTAATTGAAGTTTCTGAATATACTCACTTTCCTGAGATTTTGGGTGGAAGGGTAAAAACTCTTCATCCAATAATTTTCGGTGGTATTCTGGCCCAAAGAGATAACCCAAATCATATACAACAGATAAAGAATTTAGATACTATAGATATCGTAGTGGTAAATCTTTATCCGTTTCTTGAAACTTTGAATAGGGGTGCTCCAATTGAGGAAATAATTGAGATGATTGATATTGGAGGAGTAGCTCTTATTAGGGCTGCTGCCAAAAATTATAAAGACGTACTTGTTTTGGTGGATCCAGACGATTATAAAAAGACCATTGAACTTTTGAGAAACAATACAATGACACTTGAGTATAGAAAATATCTTGCTGCTAAAGCCTTTCAACACACTGCCTCCTATGATTCTCATATAGCAGCGTATCTTTCAGAAGATCTATTCCAGGAACAATTTACCCTTACAGGCAAGAGAGTTCAAAGCCTTAGATACGGGGAAAACCCTCATCAGAAAGCTTTTCTTTATAAAACTGAAGATGGATATCCACTTGATGCTGAGTTTTTAAGCGGAAAGGAACTTTCTTTTAATAATATTGTAGATATAGATGCGGCCTTACGCTTTCTTTATGATTTTATAGATGAGAAAGCAGTTGTAATAATAAAGCATAATCAAGCGTGTGGTTTTGCAGTTGCTGATGATCTCTTGACTGCCTATATTAAGGCTTATGAAGGTGATAAAGAGTCGGCTTTCGGTGGTATAGTGGCTATAAATGGTGTAGTTGATGAAGTTTTGGCTAGAGAAATTTATAAAAACTTTTACGAAGTAGTATATGCTATTGATTTTACCGAAAAGGCTCTTGAAATTTTGCAGGAAAAAAGAAATTTAAGAATTTTGAGAGGTTCAACCAAAAGAACTAATTGGAATTATAACATAAAACAAGTTGGGGCTGGTTTTTTGCTTCAAACTGAAGACTTTTTAAAAATAGATAACCTAGAAGTAGTTACTAAGGTAAAGCCAGATGAAAAGACAATGAAAGATTTAATCTTTGCCTGGAAATTATGTAGAAACTTTAAGTCGAATGCAATTGTTTTTGCAAAAGATGGCCAATTAGTAGGTGCTGGCGCTGGCCAGTCAAGTAGAGTAATGTCTGTAAGAATTGCTGGAATGAGAGCGCAGGAAAGATCTATTGGAGCCAGTCTTGCTTCTGATGGATTTTTCCCATTTAAAGATTCAATAACTCTTGCAGGAGAATATGGTATCAAGGCAATTATTCAACCTGGTGGTTCTAGGAGAGATGAAGAAGTGATTGAAGAGGCCGATAGGCTTGGGATACCTATGGTATTTACTCACAGAAGACATTTTTATCATTAA
- the purD gene encoding phosphoribosylamine--glycine ligase, which yields MGSILVIGSGAREHAIAWRLKKEGKDVFLSPGNGGTSLNWINKILSKDEIESFCKVAGVDLIVVGPEKPLTEGIADFLRSKGFWVFGPGREGAKLEGSKVFAKSFMKRNNLPTADFVIYEDEGSLIKHFDNCKYPVVIKADGLAAGKGVIVAHEKEEALEAIGFLKNNFPEASKYIIVEECLVGKELSLFVLINDKGHVVLDNARDYKRLNDFDEGPNTGGMGSYSPVDDLPEFQINKIQNNIVEPTIRALRKENISYQGVLYFGIMLTKEGPSILEFNCRFGDPEAQVLVPRILNFSELLYVVAKNEKIPEPKISSKKALSVVLTAKGYPNNPETGKRINIDERIFEDEDVVIFYAGVVRDKNNLFTSSGRVLNVVGMGDTFEEARNKAYSSIKYINFEGMHFRRDIGL from the coding sequence GTGGGTTCGATTTTAGTTATTGGTAGTGGAGCAAGAGAACACGCGATTGCCTGGCGTCTTAAAAAGGAAGGAAAGGATGTTTTCCTTTCTCCAGGAAATGGTGGTACGTCTTTAAACTGGATAAATAAGATTCTCTCAAAAGATGAGATAGAGTCTTTTTGTAAGGTTGCAGGAGTAGACCTTATAGTTGTAGGCCCTGAAAAACCGCTTACCGAAGGAATTGCTGATTTTTTGAGATCAAAAGGCTTCTGGGTTTTTGGGCCAGGTAGGGAAGGTGCAAAGCTGGAAGGAAGTAAGGTTTTTGCAAAATCTTTTATGAAGAGAAACAACCTTCCAACTGCTGACTTTGTTATATATGAAGACGAAGGTTCCTTAATAAAGCACTTTGATAATTGTAAGTATCCTGTTGTTATAAAAGCTGATGGGCTTGCAGCTGGAAAGGGAGTAATAGTAGCTCATGAGAAAGAAGAGGCTCTTGAGGCAATAGGTTTTCTAAAAAATAACTTTCCTGAGGCCTCCAAATACATAATTGTAGAAGAGTGTTTGGTAGGGAAGGAACTATCTCTTTTTGTGTTAATTAATGATAAAGGCCATGTAGTTTTGGATAATGCAAGAGATTATAAAAGGTTAAACGATTTTGATGAGGGTCCTAATACAGGGGGTATGGGTTCATATTCGCCTGTTGACGATCTACCTGAATTTCAAATTAACAAAATTCAAAATAATATTGTTGAACCTACAATCAGAGCTTTGAGAAAGGAAAATATCTCTTACCAAGGGGTTTTATATTTTGGAATAATGTTGACAAAAGAAGGGCCGTCGATTTTAGAATTCAATTGCAGGTTTGGCGATCCTGAAGCACAGGTACTTGTTCCAAGAATTCTTAATTTTTCAGAACTTTTGTATGTCGTAGCAAAAAACGAAAAAATACCTGAACCAAAAATTTCAAGTAAAAAAGCCCTGTCAGTGGTTCTGACTGCAAAGGGATATCCAAATAATCCTGAGACAGGAAAGAGAATAAATATTGATGAAAGAATTTTTGAGGATGAGGACGTTGTAATCTTTTATGCAGGGGTAGTAAGAGACAAAAATAATCTTTTTACTTCTTCTGGTAGAGTTTTGAACGTAGTAGGTATGGGAGATACCTTTGAAGAAGCAAGAAATAAGGCTTACAGTTCGATTAAGTATATAAATTTCGAAGGTATGCATTTTAGGAGGGACATAGGTTTATGA
- the purE gene encoding 5-(carboxyamino)imidazole ribonucleotide mutase: protein MISLVIGSYNDYEAIIPAIKELKKFNLKFELVVSSAHRNTEETIEWAKKAESRGTEVIIAFAGLAAHLPGVLAAVTTLPVIGVPLTNSPVSGMDSMFSIVQMPSGVPVATVGLGNVKNAIYLAMRILSIKYPDIKSKLLKASEDMKKNIREQNKVLQEKLKDL, encoded by the coding sequence ATGATTTCTTTGGTAATTGGAAGTTACAATGATTATGAAGCAATTATTCCTGCAATCAAGGAACTTAAAAAGTTTAACCTTAAGTTTGAACTTGTTGTTAGTTCTGCTCATAGAAACACAGAAGAAACTATAGAGTGGGCAAAAAAAGCAGAAAGTAGAGGTACAGAAGTAATTATTGCTTTTGCTGGCCTTGCTGCTCACCTCCCTGGTGTATTAGCTGCTGTAACTACTCTACCTGTTATAGGAGTTCCTTTAACGAATTCTCCTGTTTCGGGTATGGATTCAATGTTTTCTATTGTTCAGATGCCTTCGGGAGTACCTGTTGCAACAGTTGGACTTGGAAATGTAAAAAACGCAATTTATCTTGCCATGAGAATTTTGTCAATTAAATATCCTGATATCAAGAGCAAGCTTTTAAAGGCTTCTGAAGATATGAAGAAAAATATCCGTGAACAAAATAAAGTTCTTCAAGAAAAGTTAAAGGATCTGTAA
- a CDS encoding lipid II flippase family protein, translating into MLFLIMFFDFSIHLSEATASALRLAGLRTGKITTSLSFYNIIALVSRMSNMFQAPLLGVLVDSAVLTGKIDTLGNNFRAVIFCGALGDILAIILLPYSVAFFSRIILWFEETGSVPMALFKLLSFKNIKLVSRDFANVKFIKRFEDFDFKGIPKKFIFFNIVVVAVYTVGVMSSLFAGAHLAAYRVTATQLSGIVNGLATILMAFVVDPTAALITDDALHKRRTYNNVESMVYLLLFTRILGSLILSQIIFLPATWYIMSVTLFLHR; encoded by the coding sequence TTGCTTTTTTTAATAATGTTTTTTGATTTTTCGATTCACCTTTCGGAGGCTACAGCTTCTGCGCTACGTTTAGCGGGTTTAAGAACAGGTAAGATTACTACTTCTTTATCCTTCTATAATATAATCGCTCTGGTTTCAAGGATGTCAAATATGTTTCAAGCTCCTCTTTTAGGCGTACTTGTTGATTCGGCGGTATTGACAGGTAAGATTGATACATTGGGAAATAATTTTAGAGCTGTTATCTTTTGCGGCGCACTTGGAGATATTCTGGCAATAATATTACTACCATATTCTGTTGCTTTTTTCTCAAGAATAATTTTATGGTTTGAGGAAACCGGATCAGTTCCAATGGCCCTTTTTAAGCTTTTAAGCTTTAAAAATATTAAACTTGTTTCAAGGGATTTTGCTAATGTAAAGTTCATAAAGAGGTTTGAAGATTTTGATTTTAAAGGAATTCCAAAAAAGTTTATTTTTTTTAATATTGTGGTTGTTGCCGTATATACAGTTGGAGTGATGTCATCACTGTTTGCTGGAGCACACCTTGCTGCTTATAGAGTGACAGCTACTCAACTTTCTGGAATTGTAAATGGTCTTGCTACTATATTAATGGCTTTTGTTGTCGATCCTACTGCAGCACTAATTACTGATGACGCTTTGCACAAAAGAAGGACTTACAATAACGTTGAGTCTATGGTATATCTACTCCTCTTTACAAGAATTTTAGGATCTCTAATTTTATCTCAAATCATTTTTTTGCCTGCTACCTGGTATATAATGAGTGTAACTTTATTTTTACACAGATAA
- the gatC gene encoding Asp-tRNA(Asn)/Glu-tRNA(Gln) amidotransferase subunit GatC, producing the protein MIDKETILHVANLARLELKDSEVESLKEDLGKILNYFITLNDVNTDDVEPTFHPFPINNVFREDIVKKSFPVEEILSNAPDRTLTYFLVPRIVEEKNGN; encoded by the coding sequence TTGATTGACAAAGAGACAATACTACATGTTGCCAATCTTGCAAGATTAGAATTAAAGGATAGTGAAGTTGAGAGCCTAAAAGAAGATCTTGGTAAAATCTTGAATTATTTTATTACTTTAAACGACGTGAATACTGATGATGTAGAACCTACCTTTCATCCTTTTCCAATAAATAATGTTTTTAGGGAAGATATTGTAAAGAAGTCTTTTCCTGTTGAGGAAATATTATCAAATGCTCCTGATAGGACTTTAACTTACTTTTTGGTGCCCAGGATCGTGGAGGAGAAAAATGGAAATTAA
- the gatA gene encoding Asp-tRNA(Asn)/Glu-tRNA(Gln) amidotransferase subunit GatA → MEINELTINSLKSEYKKGNLSPKELLDFVFKRIKLYDPKINSFITLTEEYAYKVAESLRFDEMDSKPLWGIPVAIKDNMCFRGFKTTCSSKILENFIPIYTSTAVQRLIDAGAIIVGKTNLDEFAMGSSTENSAFFTTSNPWDLERVPGGSSGGSASAVAARFVPVATGSDTGGSIRQPASFCGVVGFKPTYGTVSRYGLVAFASSLDQIGPFGIKVKDVELAFRVMSGKDDMDSTSHPYKFIPVDKSIKEYKVGVIKELYEAEGFDAEVLNSLSNVIKLLKSENIYVDVCSLPHLKYSLPVYYLVATSEASSNLARFDGVRYGLRVKGKDINETFSKTRGQGFGSEVKRRIMLGTYALSSGYYDAYYLKASKVRTLIVNDFEKAFREYDFLICPTSPTTAFKKGDKTSDPLSMYLSDIATIPVNLAGLPGISIPSGCDNKGLPIGLQIIGKPFNDNELLNFADQLESIINFETKPQLGGI, encoded by the coding sequence ATGGAAATTAATGAACTCACAATTAACTCTCTCAAGAGTGAATATAAGAAAGGAAACCTTTCTCCAAAAGAGCTATTAGACTTTGTTTTTAAGAGGATAAAATTATATGATCCAAAAATAAATTCTTTTATTACGCTTACCGAAGAATATGCCTATAAAGTAGCAGAATCTCTTAGATTTGACGAAATGGATTCCAAACCTCTTTGGGGGATTCCTGTGGCTATTAAGGATAACATGTGTTTTAGAGGTTTTAAAACCACGTGTAGCTCTAAAATACTTGAAAATTTTATACCAATATATACTTCTACTGCAGTTCAAAGACTAATTGATGCAGGAGCAATTATAGTAGGAAAAACTAACCTTGATGAATTTGCAATGGGATCTTCTACTGAAAATTCTGCATTTTTCACCACTTCAAATCCGTGGGATTTGGAAAGAGTTCCTGGTGGAAGTTCTGGGGGATCTGCTTCTGCTGTGGCAGCAAGATTTGTTCCTGTTGCAACTGGTTCAGATACAGGTGGTTCTATAAGACAGCCTGCCTCTTTTTGTGGCGTGGTAGGATTTAAGCCAACCTATGGAACTGTTTCAAGATACGGCCTGGTTGCTTTTGCCTCTTCTTTGGATCAGATAGGTCCTTTCGGAATAAAGGTTAAGGATGTAGAACTTGCTTTTCGAGTTATGAGCGGGAAAGACGATATGGACTCTACTTCACACCCTTACAAATTTATTCCAGTGGATAAAAGTATAAAGGAATATAAAGTGGGCGTTATAAAAGAACTTTATGAAGCAGAAGGATTTGATGCTGAAGTCTTAAATTCTTTAAGCAATGTTATAAAACTTCTTAAATCTGAGAATATATATGTTGATGTGTGTTCTTTGCCTCACTTAAAATATTCTTTACCTGTTTATTATCTGGTAGCCACTTCTGAAGCAAGTTCAAATCTTGCTAGATTTGATGGCGTAAGATATGGACTAAGGGTTAAAGGCAAGGATATAAATGAAACCTTTTCAAAAACGAGAGGACAAGGATTTGGAAGCGAAGTAAAGAGAAGAATTATGTTGGGCACTTATGCTCTCTCGAGCGGTTATTATGATGCCTATTATTTAAAGGCTTCAAAGGTAAGAACGCTTATTGTAAATGACTTTGAGAAAGCTTTTAGAGAATATGACTTTTTAATATGCCCAACTTCACCAACTACAGCCTTTAAAAAGGGTGATAAGACAAGCGATCCCCTTTCTATGTACTTATCTGACATTGCTACTATTCCTGTGAATCTTGCTGGTCTTCCTGGTATTTCTATTCCATCTGGATGTGATAATAAAGGGTTACCAATTGGATTGCAGATTATTGGGAAGCCTTTTAATGATAATGAATTATTAAACTTCGCAGATCAGCTGGAATCAATTATAAATTTTGAAACCAAGCCTCAATTAGGAGGTATATAA